TCCGTCGTCGATTGAACCGTTCGCACCTCGGCCAAGCCGGGCGCATTGAGACTATTTCAGTCTTACTCCAGACCTGTCCGGTCTGAATCCGTACTCTTGCGTGCAGGCCCTGTGCTTGTGCTGGAAACAGTCACGATCATTCCCGCGTGCTGAGGCACGGTGTGCTGTATCGCATGACGTTTCTGAAGTCATGCGGTCGTCGCATTCGGACGGATTTCGCAACACACCGGAGCCAATCGGTCTTGACTGCCAATGGTTACAGCCACCCCCGATTCTGATGATGTTTTGACCTTGATGCGATAGCTCCGCGTTTCTTGCCGTGGCGACGTTCCTGATTCTCTACAGGAGCTATCGCCATGGTTGATCCACAGCTTTTCGCACACCACCACGCGCACTGGTATCCCACCGCCGCTTATCTTTACATCCTGGGCCTGGATGCCCTCGCACTGGCTTGGGAGTACCTGCGCAGGCATCCCGACTACCGGCTCGACTGGCTGCGCCGGCATCGTCGGCCACGAGCGGCACCACCTGCAGCGCATCGCTGGGGCTTGCGCTTGCTGGAAGACCCGGCCCTGGATGCGCGGGACGCGCAACCGACCTGGCTGCCCGGCCATGCTGCCGTGGTGCAGCTCTACGCAGACGCCGATCCGCCCGCCGATGCCACCGTCTTCGCGTTCTGGGCCGTCCCTGGCCACAAGCAACTGATCCATGACGGCAAGGGGCTGGCGCTGATCGCGCGCAGCCCTGGCCGCTGCCTGCGCTTCGTACTGGCGCCGGGACTGGAAGATGGCATGGCCGTGGTCTATGCCCGTCGTGGCGGCGCGACCGCGAAGCTGGCGACCGACCTCGCACCCATGGCGCGGCCCCGGCCGCCTCCTGCCGTATTGCTCGAGTTGCACACCCTGCAGGCGCTCGATGCTGCTCTGGCGGGCGCATCCATGCATCAGATCGCCGAGGGTTTGTTTGGTGAAGATGCGGCGTCCGATTGGTACGCCGATGGTGGCCTGCGCTCCAAGGTGCGCCGCCTGGTGCATCGCGGCGAGGCGTTGATGCGCGGCGGCTATCGCCACCTAGCACAACTTCCACCGCTTGAGAAGGGTCGTTTTGAAGGGGATGCAAATCGACCCTGAGCAAGAGGGCTTGGTTTTCTGAGACTGCCTCCATCCGGTTGCGCTGTGTGGCCGGAGCTTTGAAAGCTATGTAGGTTCATCCCATGCGTCCTGCTCCCTTACGGCCTGCCGCCGCTCCCGCAACTGCCGCTGCGCAGCCGCAGCGCTATCTGACCAACGACGAAGCCGCCGACTATCTGCGCCTGTCCCCGCGCACGCTGGAGAAACAGCGCGTGATGGGTGGCGGCCCGAAGTTCCGCAAGTTCGGACGGCGCGTCATGTACGCCGTGGCCGACCTCGATGCCTGGGCCGCGGAGCGTAGCTTCGAGAGCACGTCCGATCCCGAGTACGCCGAGCAGCACTCGGCGGACAGCCGTGCGCGCTGACCGCTGGAGCGCCGGAGGCCATCGCCATGTCCAGCCCATCGCTGCCATCGCGGCAGCGACCGTCGCAGGAACGCGAACAGCTCGATCTGTTCCGCGCCGTGCCGGGCGACATGGCGCCGCGCGACAGCCAGGACTTGATGGCCTTTCCGTTCTTCTCGCTGGCGAAGTCGCGGCGTGTTGCGCCGATCGACTTTCGCAGCGGGAACGTCACCATCCGCGTGGAAGGCACGCAGGAGCACGGCATCGCCACGATCTGGGATGCGGACATCCTGATCTGGGCCGCCAGCCAGATCGTGGAGGCGCGCGACGCG
This genomic stretch from Diaphorobacter sp. HDW4B harbors:
- a CDS encoding helix-turn-helix domain-containing protein, producing the protein MRPAPLRPAAAPATAAAQPQRYLTNDEAADYLRLSPRTLEKQRVMGGGPKFRKFGRRVMYAVADLDAWAAERSFESTSDPEYAEQHSADSRAR
- a CDS encoding DUF2285 domain-containing protein, which encodes MVDPQLFAHHHAHWYPTAAYLYILGLDALALAWEYLRRHPDYRLDWLRRHRRPRAAPPAAHRWGLRLLEDPALDARDAQPTWLPGHAAVVQLYADADPPADATVFAFWAVPGHKQLIHDGKGLALIARSPGRCLRFVLAPGLEDGMAVVYARRGGATAKLATDLAPMARPRPPPAVLLELHTLQALDAALAGASMHQIAEGLFGEDAASDWYADGGLRSKVRRLVHRGEALMRGGYRHLAQLPPLEKGRFEGDANRP